TGTAGACCAGAAGAGGCCAGAAGATCCGTGGGAGGATAGCGTGTTGGTACATCCAGGCCTTGAACTTGCCTGGTAGGCTTGATTTGTCCACTGCAGCTAACCAGGCTTCCAGCTCCTGGTTGGTTGCTCGGATGGATGCTGTATCCCTCAGGCTACAGTCGAGCACCTTACCCAGGCTCTTCACTGGTTTCTCTGTGATGGTTGGGATTGGAGTGCTGTCAAGAATGAAGCGGAACTTGTCCAtagtctttcctctcttcagCACCAGCGACCTGGATTTCGTTGGTTTGAAGCTCATGCGAGCCCACTTAATCAGTTACACAAATAGTAATACTTCCATCTACTGGTGTAGTACTGTAAGTGCCTTGCTTAAAccagaacttttattttgaaactgtcAAGGTGGAAACCACattaaaaatgcatcacttctgGGTCAGAATTAGGAAAATGCTGTCTACGTACGAATAGTGTTTTACGAGTGAGGGCACAAACAGCCAAAAGTGTGAAcgtaaaaaaaaccccaacttATTGATAAacgtagtagtagtgataggtATTGATAAACATATAAACAGAGCTGCAAAATGAGAATTGAAGGCATAAATAGTCATAGTTAAGGATTTAATTTGTAAAACATGGGTTACAATCCTGTTTATAGATTTACAGAACTGACTTTGGGTTTTCAGATTCGTTTTTTACGACTGAACCATTTCACAATCTTGGGTTTATGTGCGATTTGTTTTGGCGGAAATATGCCTCCATACTCCTCTATATTGTGCGTTGGAGCTGGAATAAAAGCTTGGTCGGACGCAAGAAATGCCTCAGAGAACTTACTTGCAGAGCTTGAATTGAAAACACATGAATAGACACGAGAACATCGTACAGGAGCAGGCTGGGATATGGgtacattaaaaacaatagCCTTATGGTCGGACATACAGTAATCtattacaaacaaacaccaGATGATAGAACAAGGTCCAAAGTGTGTCCCTTTTCATGGGTAGGCCCTTTAACAGACTGGGAGAGGCTAAAATAATCTATAAAATCTGACATATGATGCGTAGATCCTGATCATAGAATCAGATTTTGGCAGCATTGTTATCAGATGTTTCATGTCTGATCTGGAGGTGGTAAGGCTTGTATTGTGACCAGAATTAGTCTGGACACAATCCaggataaaaacacatttgaacaaTAAAGAGGAATGGGGAGAAAGTTTCGGGAAAGGTAATGTGGTTACAGATTTAAATTAATACcgcatatattatatattattattatatatattatattagaaACACTTCTaatggagcagcagcagccaagcaTTAGAGAGGCAGGCTGGTGACCGGAGGGTTTTAATTTTATGGCTGTTTCATAGCCATAGATATGAATTAAATGGACAAACCTTAACTGTTTACTGGGGATTTGACCATCTGTATTACAGAACTGGCATATTCTTTGTCTTAGGCTGCACTTCAGCAAGCCCTTGCAACTTCTGTGGCAAAATTGAGAtcaaccaagaaaaaaaaaaaaaaaaactagaaaatgtgctcagtagagcacagacctcctcCGTGTCAACACCCCGCAAggcagttatgcaccttttggtaatatgccacgcccaccaccacacccacttttggccaatcaacatgaaaagttaatcagttcttccgtctgtccatctccatcacacacagagATGTGTGTGAAAACATTAGAGAAGGTTCATAACTTTAACCTTTGATTGGCAGGTTACAGCAGCAGGACTCACAACAGGGTTTAAAGAAACATCACTGTTAATCAAGTATTCTCTGAAACAGAACAAAACCGCTGCTCCCTTTGACTTATTGTCTCCAAATTAACAAAACCAAAGTGCAGGCTCAGCATTACATCTCTTTGAATCCATGGCTGACACATTCCTTTGGTATTTTAACAGCTTTGCAGAGAGCTGTTATCATTCCATGTTAGGTCTTCcgcattttcatcattatttgTGTATGTTGTAGGGTTTGACTAAGTTTCACTGGGTGCCAGTCAGAATAGTTTGACAAAAGATTGACTGTTTAGTCAGAGTCAAGAGTCAAACCCCACAAAGGATCCATGTACATCATGAACATTATCCTGAACCAGAATTATAACCAAGATAACCGGTAATCAATAGAATGTAGCTTTGCAATATAAATAGCAATAAACACTCAACATAAGAGAAATaagcacaaacaacacaaaattcTCAATTTCAAGTAATAATTGTATTAGATCAAAATAAGAAAGAATGTGAGTTCAGttaattttagtttagttaataacgtaacaaaaaaaatcactttgggTTTTcctggtactccaaatgaaaCATCAAAACAAGGAAGTAatccagccaatcacaaatcagtCCGACAGTTCTATCGAAGTTCAGTTCTCTTcatcaacaaaaagaaaactaatCTTCATAAAAACCCGCCAATGTTCAGTTCGAAAAGAAATTAGGGTAACCCTTCGttttacaggtccctaacaacGTATGAACTATTCCTAATTAGACGTTAACAAAAATGCTATTACACAGTAACGTGGCTGCGTTATTTGATCTTAAATGATGTTATTGTCTAACTGGCCTAACTTACCATTTAGTTATTGCACTGTTAATTTCTAACAATGTATGAACTGttcattaacaaaaaataattatacaacaacatatttgcgttcatatgtatttacatagtaCTGCGACCTGTAATATGAAGCGGGTGTAAGTGGACAATAATTCATACAATGTgaccatgtttattttctttattgacatttaaatggtacatttaaacgGGACAGCAGCTTACATTCCATACAGACCAGACCGTAAAGTGCCGGGGGATCAATTTTACAGACACTGAGACGTTCGCTAGCTTTAGCCTATCCGGGGGTGAGTGAAAGGTTATGCATGCTATGAACTTCAGCACCCTCCTGGGAGCTAGCATGGCTAACTTTTCTAGAGTGCTGACTGTTAGCTAACGGTTGGCCATATTAGCTTCCAGTCATGTGCCTGCGTTCgttgtagtagaagtaatagtagtagtagtagtattagtagcagtagtagtaggagtagtagtagtagcagtagcctagtaatagtagtagtagtagtagcagtaggagtagttgTAGAAAGGTTGAGGGTCGAGTTACTTTATAAACTCAGCTTTATTTATTAGCATCAACTGCAACagctaacaactaacaactgtCGTAACACTTAACATGTGACTATTGcccatatatagatatatatatgacagtagtagtagcagcagtagtagtatcttgtagtagcagtggtagtagcagtagtagtagtagcagcagtagtagtagtagtagcggtagtagtactggtagcagtagtagtagtagcagcagtagtaggagtagcagtagtagtagcatcagcattagtagtaatagtatttttaccacagcgcagccgagggcattaCACGGCAAGTTCaggtcatgcattcagtcacttagtcagtcagtcaggtaatgcttagtgagatgtcgcttcgtgagatggcctctagagggcgtctctgactaagagACGCCCTCTAGTGTGTTCCAGGTTTGGCAAAAGCTGTTGATGCTATAAAAGTGATGCCCATCCCCTAACTGGTACCCTTGTACACAATAATATTCAGTTCATAAGAAAGTCTCAACATGGTGCATTAATTTAAATCATCCAGCACatgtataataaatattaatgaaTAATATTTTGAGAGCTGACTTTTTTGTCACGTCATGTTTCCTCTAGCAAGAGGAAGTTGAGCAAGTTTTGAGGGAAGTGGCACAAAATAGTGATACTCAGGTACAATCACCTTCAAACAAGGAAATGCTAGTAAAATATGAACCaaatgaattgtatttttttaaaggtaatgtTGTCCATTCTATCAGTATCTTAGCAAGGACAATAAGAGATTGAGGAAGTCAGGGTCACCAACCAAACCCAGATCTAGACAGGACACTGCACCACCCATGGCTTCACTAAagcctttttctgtttattttatgttttcagctgttggtGCCAAgttataataattatttaaaACAATTCCATTCTATTATAATAGAGATGTATGTTATAAGATCTTTAATTTCATCAATTTACGATTTAAGTTAACTGCATAGTGATGTGTACATTACAGGATTCTTCAATGCGAAGCATCTTGTAACTGGGCTTGTAACGCAGTAGAGTGCCCCAAATGCTGCCCAATTTGATCTGTAAGGTAAAATACATGGAATGTCCCTCCCAGGTTCAGCCCCACATTACTTGGGCTCAGCCCCAGATGTATTCAAACCTTGGTGACGCCCCTGCCTCCCAcactgagccccactctctgctgttaatttacatacatctacttcttccgttgccctataaacCTTAatgttaggtaacgttattacctgtggtatttaagtgacgttagtggaattatttaactgataaccgtgtcgtaatgcttcagtgcagtgaattgaattgaacacgcgccatgggtctgtacaggatctgtgcttgtttatgcTTAATGTTCTGGAATGTTTTATTCCATGtattttgtttcacattttatcTCTTATTTCTATCCCAGCTGTCTTTTCTCCTGTGAGGCACTTTGTAAgaactttgtaactctgttttgataaATGCTATAAGgtaagttattgttattattattattattattgttgaggAATACGTGTCTTGTTAATGGAGACATCAGCAGTGACTGTTGAGAAAGAAAAGTGtaataagctttattttttCTGCCATACTTTTTTCTGCCATACATTCATAAGCTTATTTCTCTGAGAGGCACCTGCCATGCCAaatttttaagatttattctGTGAACAGTTTTATGTCTGAAATGTCAGAATTAAAGATTTTACCTGAAATGATCACTCGAAATGCCTTTCTGAACCAACTGTAAAAGAATGCGTACACCAAAGGATTCACAGTAGAATTCAAATAGCCGACCCACAACAGTGTTTCGAACAATGCCGGTGGAGTCGAGTAACTGATGAAGGGATCAATGAcgttacacacaaaaaaaggagtccaaaaagaaagaaatgcccCCATGATGATAGCGAGTGTTTTGGTGGCTTTAGTTTGGGACGGATCAGATGTTCTCGTGTTGTGGATGCTGCGCACTTGTCTCTGTGCCACCAGGAAAATCTTCAGGTAAATGCCGAGCATGACAACTCCGGGAATGTAAAAGGAGAGAACCGATGAGACTGTACTCGACAGTCCACtctgaaacaaaacacatccTCCTTCACATGCAACATGATCATAGTAGAACTCCTCAATTCCCAAAATATTGAGCTTGAGGAAGATCATTCCAAAGCCCACTACAGCCGAAACACTCCAACTGACCAGAATCATGATCAACACAGCATTAACAGTTATTTTACTTCTATACAGCAGAGGCTGGCAAACAGCATAATATCGGTCAATCGATATGAAAGACAGATTTAGAATTGAGGCTGTGCACAACAAGACATCAGCACTGTTGTAGACTTTACAGAATACATCTCCAAAATACCAGCAGGTCTCCACACATCGGATCATACTGGGGACCATGAccagcagccccagcagcaggTCGGAGACGGCCAGGGAGAGGATGAGGTAGTTGGTGGGAGTGTGGAGCTGCTTGAACTGAGCGACCGACACGACGACCAGAACGTTCCCACACACCGTCAAGACGACCATGACGCCCagcagcaggtagagagagacgcGGACAGACAGAGGATAGATGGTCCTCAGACAGGAAGTGTTCCTGGACTCAAAACAGAGCGCTggctccatctgtctggataaactttatttataaagcacttttcaaaaccaaagttacAGAGTGTTTCACAACAAGGAACAAGTGCAAGgaagaaaacattaaaattaaactGAAGGTACTGATTAAATAAGTAtagcaaagagataaaaacacaaacaaaggaCAAGTGAcagtaaataacacaaaatatgattaaatgatgattaaaaaatgcaataatgaaCGAGGCAAACTTGATTGACAGGATTAAAGATAAGCTTTTCgataaaagtctgtttttaggagtgatttaaaagatgatactgacttAGTCAGCCACACAGTTTCACGCCTGTTCCACAAGACAATGAACCATACTCAGAGTAAGTAACTTATAGGTGAAGAGTTCTATAGTTAATAAAATATTTGTCATAATAAAACTTTACATTTGAGAATTGCTTCAACTgtatgaaattcaatatattggcATGCCCAATCATCTGAGTGTCTTCCTAGTTGTGAAAAAGGTtcataaaagtcacattttcacctgtaaCTTATGTATCTTATGTTTGGTTCACCAGGGAAACAAACATGTTGTCTAACAATTCCACTTTTTTCCTATTTGAACAGAGATGTTATGAAATCATACTGTTTAcaatatgtggaaaaaaacagatacaACACACATTGGGTTAGTGACATGAAGCTCATATAGAAAAATTCCAtaatctgaaaatgaaaagtgaTTTGATGCTGCTATTCCAGTCAGAAATAAATTCATGCCAAGAAGTCACAGAAATATCAGCAGCTAACTGATTCCCTGTTTAGCAAAGGCTATCTGATGTTTCTGCTTGCTTTTTACTTCTTCAGGACACAAAGAACAAACCTCTCCTGTTGTTGAAAACTAGTTTAAATACTTATATTTGCAGAAATACATGGAGATTATGAAGCATTCTTGAATAAGCTTTTAAATAGATTTCCCTGCATTGTTTCAGCTAATCTACCATGACAAAGTAACACACTGCTTGtggaattattattttctgtgatgtttCACAGTAAATTCACACAAATGgtttaaatgtattcaaatcaCCAGCCATGATTAAACCAAAATTCGTCCTGTTCACATGGGATGGGCTTGATTTTTTTCACATACACATCTACTGCTCCACTCCTCTTATGTAGTTCTATAACAGGAGTGGAGAACTGCCATATGATTTGTGATGTCTTCATTTTACACCAATGCCACTGAGGATGTTGTGATATTTAGCTAATCATTCCCTCAATAATTAATCAGAGAATAAATCATTTTATGGAGACATCAACCAACAGTCAATAGTTAAAGGATAAATCCGGTCATTTTCAACATGGGCCTTATTTACCTGTTTTTTTGCCGTcatgacaattgattgtgttcaagatgtcatcactcacttcACTGTGGAGCTTGACGTGGTTTCAGTTAAACAGGAGcactgctgtccaatacacacatacagggccAACGTCATGTCCAACAGCTGAACccaaaaaagtgattaaaaaccatcttttcaacacaataacacccaCACTGCAGTTGAACATGTCTTTAAATAGCACACCAATAGATTGGATCATTTTTAAAACTGACTGCTGACATCGGTGGATTCTCTGCTGTGTTCACCGCTTGTGTTGACTCACTTCCTAAATTTGTGATGCCAGGTGGGAAATAACGGAGGCGCAAAAAATTCCCCACATATTCTGCTTcattaccactaggaggttgatgtaagtgttttttcccagtcagcaagtcatatttacagaaaatccaatatgcactgaacgcagcatcagagtTCTTGAGTTCTAGCTCatgctagttaaaataacataactaATACTGCAATATAGAGTTTCAGGCGATTGTTAATCGGTAATTGGATGCAGGAAGGTTCCACTGCAGtgagtgttaatgtgttttaatcactttctGGGTTCAGCTATAGGAGATTACCtgttggccctgtgtgtgtgtgtgtgtgtgtgtgtgtgtattgaactGAAGCTACatcaagctctacagtgaaataagtcatgacattttcacacattttcaacacaatcaaacatcatgatggcaaaatcTAAGGCACAGGTtgcaaatattaataaataattatcctttaaaaagtactacATTCTAAAGTAATCCTAGCATAGCAATAATGCAGCAATAATAAAAAGTGTTTATACAATACTCAACGTGTGAACACGAGCTAGCTTCCCAGAAACACATCATACCTGAATGCAGAAACATTTAATGTCTCTtacctcacacactcacagctggacagaatgagcgtcctgtgtgtttcctgacaCACCGTCACAGCTGTAACTGTCGGTCTCTGTCTGGCCTTTAAAGCCCGAGGCTCTGTGGACTGCAGTGTCTCCTGTGGACTGCAGTGTCTCCTGTGGACTGCAGTGTCTCCTGGCCGCCAGCCGCCTCAGGGAGTGAAGCTGGACACTCGTCCCAGTGGATGATGGAccgcactcactgctgtttatatTCAACTCTTCTTACATCTCTTTTCATGTTGTAAGGATAACTTGACTACTGACTAAAATGTTTGTCATCCGATCAGGCCAGGATagattatatataataataataatgataataataataataataataataatacacttttcAAAATAGGGTCAAACAAgtgtaaaatgacaaatgataacTTGAAAAAAGTGGGTCTTTAAGAGCGTTTTAAAAATACACCCTTAGCTAATCTGAGCTCTTTGGGAAGCGCATTCCATAGTTTTGGGGCCCTGAAAGCAAATGTTCGATCCCCTCTTGAAATGAATTTGGATCTAAGACTATAGGAGAGACTTACCCGCAGACCTCAGGTTACAATCAGGCTCATAAGGAATTAATAGATCTAAAATGTATTCTGGGGCCTGTCTAAGATGTGCTGTAAAACTGAtaagtaaaattttaaaatcaattctaaagttacggaagcgtaatgcattcacttgagaaaaaaaaattgccctgtttttctgaattaacaagataattatctcagaattctgagaaaagttttcatggaaaaaaaaattctgctctgtttttcttaattaaCGAGATACCTCAAAATCCTGCGAGAAGCTCTCACCTGCATGGAGTAGCCTACGGTTGCAATACCATCTATATTACTTAAAGACACGAGTATCTCCCAATGTTTCAAaccaaaagcaaaataaaactgGATTCAACTCAGAAATTCAGAATTcagaaattcaaattcaaatttcaaatttttttttctcaagtgaatgcattacgcttccgtatAAAGTTTATAGGCAGCCAGTGCAAGGATGCTTGGACAGGGGTGATATGCTGCCGTTTCTTTAGACCCATTAGCATTCTGGCAGCAGCGTTTTGGACTAGCTGAAGGCGTGAGATTTGTTTCTGGGTGAGGCAGGAATAGAGGGAGTTACAGTAATCCAGGCGAGAggatataaaagcatgaattactTTTTGCAAGTCATTAAAAGACAGGAATGTTCTGATTTTAGAAATAGTCCTAAGCTGAAGAAAGCAAGTCTGAACAACTTTCTTAACCTGCTCCTCAAATTGAGATCCTGATCAAAAACCACACCCAAGTTCCTCGCAGAAGTTTTGACGTAAGGTCCCAAAGAACCTAGATCATTCTGAAAAGAGTTGATGGAGTGAGGGGGGCCAATTAGCAATATTTCAGACTTATTGTCGTTTAGGTGCAAATGGTTTTGGGACATCCAACTTTTAATGTCTTTTAGGCCGTTGTGAAGGGAGGCTAGTCCATGAGGCTCATTGGGAGTGATAGGCACATATAGCTGCTTATCATCTGCGTAACAATGGAAGGAGATGTTATGATCACGAATTATGTGACCTAATGGGAGCATATGAAGGGAGAAGAGAATTGGACCCAAAATTGAACCTTGAGGTACAACACATGTAATGTGGGCAGGATGAGGAGGTACCTGACAACAGAATAACTGAGTGGGGGGAACAATCTGAGCTCTGATGTCAGCAACTTTCTCGTTAAAGAATGTGAGAAATTCTTTGCGTTTGATAGGGGAACATTTAGTATGAGATGAGGGGCTGACAACACGATTAACAGTATTGAATAACACCCTTGAGTTCTGACAATTTTTTGAGAAAACAAGGCCATTCTTGTGTCTTTAACGGCTTTCTGGTAGGTGCACATTAAACTTTTTAGGATCTCGTAAGAGACCTGTAGTTTATTTGATTTCCAGTTACGCTCGGCTTTGCGACACTCTCTTTTTAGAGTCCGAGTGTGCTCATTAAGCCAGGGCAATGACTTTGGCTTGGAGGTCCTTATTTTCATCGGAGCAATAGAGTCCAGAATATTTGTGCATTTATCATTTCAAACTTTGACTAGCTTTTGATTGGATTGCAACTCCTGTTTTGCAAGTACAATCCTCAGTTTACATTTACGAATCACCATTTACGCCTTGCCTCAGTTTTTCCATTGGTGAAGaaggctgaggagaggagaggagagagacaagtgcATGCGTAAAAGCATATTCCCAAAATgatttaatggacagagctAATTAcaaatgtataaatatttgacatttaatGTTGCAAATGTTATCCATACTGGTTATTTCCTATTATTTTATAACACTGTAAGGTAGGCTATAGGAAATGTGAGATGAGTGCGTGCATAAACGGTCATTCCCAGAATTCCATACAGTAAATTCCCGATTTTTGAAGAATCctttttaaatagttttttaAATAACTTATAGTTCGttactgtttatcatttaattgcgCAATTCTTTTTGTAGTTTTGCTCACTCAAGTGCTTTTGGCGATGTAcctaatatttaatataattaaGTAATATGCCTACGTTTACCCCTGTATCTATTGtatttaacaaataaatacacagacactaatttgattgtgttgtttATATTCGAAAGCAGGAGTTTTGAAGTAGGCTATGACATTTTGATGTTGGTTTAAGGCCTACAGCTGACACATTTGTGTATTATGTTTTCATCAACACTTTCATCAACACACATCAAAAAGTTGTTGAAAAAGGAGAAATTGAGTAGCCTAAAAATTAATTTCATACTGGCGAAAGGCATAAGCCTATTTGCCTACATAAAAAAGCAGCCATGAGTTTCACTCTCCAGACATATGAAAAATATTGGCATATAAGAATAGGCTACACAATGTAATTAGGACTATAGCCcacatgtttatttttcataaaaacTAATCCATAtaaatgtttgtgaaaagaTGATATATTAATTGGGCAATAATTTGATAAACGGTTAGGACCAGCAGATTATAATTTTACCTTATCCCAAATAtattatatgaaaatatgattATAGTCCTATTCTGCTAAGTAAGACGTGTTTCATATTCAATTATAGGCTACTACACAATCGGCCTAGTTTAAGCCCAATCCTTCCTATCAAGAAAACCAATATAGcaagttaaaaacaacaacaacaacaacaacaataataataataataataataaagaatagTTATACAAATAGTAATACTTCCATATACTGGTGTAGTACTGTAAGTGCCTTGCTTAAACCAGAACTTGTATTTTGAAACTGTCAAGGTGGTTAAGCATACGTCTTGCGATGCACCTGgacacatcatcagtgatgttCCTGGTTCATCGGGTGTTTCGGGTCTCATAACATCAGACACCCTCACCCAGGCGACCCAGCCAGGGTTGATCAAGCCCCAGCTTGTGCCCAGGTAGCACTACTTCACCCATGGATCCACTCTCCTGATCCACAACCACCTGCAGGCAACTTCAGTTGCCTCTATCAAACATGACAGTTTTCTTCACTGGGCGGAGGCGCTTACAGTTGCTGATCCCGCTGCAGATGGTGTCTGCTATGACCTTCAGCACCTGGTCATGGCGCCAGTGGTAGCGTCCCTTGCCCCGGGCTCTCAGACAGCAGCTGAGGATGTGCTCGAGGGTTCCCCTCTTCAGGCACAGCAGGCACGCTGGAGAGTCGATCTTCCCCCAGCCGAATAGGTTGGATGGGCTCGGTAGAACGCCGtaaacctcttggattaagaaCTTGATGCACTGAGGCTCGGCCTTCCAGAGCTCAGGCCATGAGACCTTTCTCTCCACCGCCTGCTCCCATCTTGTCCAAGCTCCCTGCTGCCTCATCCTGACCATCCTGCTGGCTCGCTCCTCGTCAACTGCTGCACGCACCTCTGCCTGGACCAGCTTCCTCCCATACTTCCCCTGGGCCTTGTCGTAGCGTGGTGTTGAAATGCTACCAAGGCCAGCTCTTCCACGGGTCACCATCCACACCAGCACGCTGTGCTGCAATTGAGACTCTGCGTTCTCCACTGCCTCTGCTGCCCTCCACTTCTTTCCTGTCCTGACCTCGATGCTGGCCTGGGAGACTTTTGGGTCGCGAGATTCCCAGCACTGCAGAACCTCCCTTGTACGGGTCTGTGAAGTCTGGGAGGCAGATCAACTCATTTTAAGCCCATGGTGAGGCACATTTATTCGAGCAGAACTTTTTACAGGTGCTACCACCAGCCCAAGCAGCATTACCCAAACAGCCTTGGATccccacacacagtcactcctTATATACCTCCCTACCCAGGTGCTTAATTAGTGGACCAAACTACCAACAGGGGAGCTCCAACAAGAACATACTTAAACATATAAATTAACACATTTACAGATATATTTAACGGTTATACAATTTGTAGTttcctatatatatattacaataaTTTAGGAAATATTAACTACTAACAATAAAACCTTACtataactcccccccccccttaggATGTCCCCCCCTCAATTAGCAATGGGAGGACCCAGAACTATAAATTTGGCTACCGTTGCTGTAGGAGTCTTTTGCCCGAACACCAGgacctacaacacacactggTAAGTACATcgagagaaacagcagaaatggtTACCGTTGCAATTATGTTAGCAGTATTTGGACTACCATCAAACAATAGACAGCCAGCATGCCTGTTTGTGGTATTGCCCCAACCGCTTCTCCATGTCTCCTGCCTTGTGTCGGACTGACTTCCATGGCTGCCAAGAACTGCAGACCAGTGAATCCTCCTAAGTTACACAAGCACAGacattaataaaacacacagcacacaacatgATGTGAGGGAAGTGAGGGAACTCCATCACatttccttccccctctccccagAGTTCCTAAGGCCACCAATCACTTCAATCGCCCTCCTCCGGGATGCAGGAAAGACAATCT
The nucleotide sequence above comes from Centroberyx gerrardi isolate f3 chromosome 17, fCenGer3.hap1.cur.20231027, whole genome shotgun sequence. Encoded proteins:
- the LOC139932191 gene encoding trace amine-associated receptor 1-like, with product MVVLTVCGNVLVVVSVAQFKQLHTPTNYLILSLAVSDLLLGLLVMVPSMIRCVETCWYFGDVFCKVYNSADVLLCTASILNLSFISIDRYYAVCQPLLYRSKITVNAVLIMILVSWSVSAVVGFGMIFLKLNILGIEEFYYDHVACEGGCVLFQSGLSSTVSSVLSFYIPGVVMLGIYLKIFLVAQRQVRSIHNTRTSDPSQTKATKTLAIIMGAFLSFWTPFFVCNVIDPFISYSTPPALFETLLWVGYLNSTVNPLVYAFFYSWFRKAFRVIISGKIFNSDISDIKLFTE